From Odontesthes bonariensis isolate fOdoBon6 chromosome 21, fOdoBon6.hap1, whole genome shotgun sequence, a single genomic window includes:
- the elac2 gene encoding zinc phosphodiesterase ELAC protein 2: protein MIAQPLLKPGGVFSMNAVHVRLFTLLVVKGRAVSTRAAAVACCDSRFHRTAFQFSRTMATAGDNFQDTRQPPGPKKAKQKEPLRHVKTRESRSKRGDLHGPATVYLQVVGAGSRDSPATLYVFSDFNRYLFNCGEGTQRLMQEHKLKAARLDNIFLTRLSWKNVGGLSGMILTLRDTGVPECVLSGPPQLENYLSAIKSFSGPLEDIKLSVRPYTEEAYKDDTMTVYQVPIFAKGRSGGGKLSPRSGRSSPTQGSTKKGDFHNNGGSDDAGERRAEARDASLVVSFVCKLHPKKGNFLVAQAKQLGLPVGTAAIGPLITALKDGESITFEGKEIRPEQVCTPTDPGPSFIIVECPSEEFVEAVCANRQLRRYQTGGTEDSAVLVVHMAPESVLNTDQYKEWMERFPSTTEHLILNEQVCTVHNIRSHKIQTQLNMIHPEIFPELRSCKTKEPQAALHVPNVRAECLLKFQLRPVIEWQRDAIPSCNSEEFVKEASEVPNFLAEVEKCREIMSAGAAELSGSGDKYPQVVFLGTGSALPMKIRNVSGTLVNISPSQSLLLDCGEGTFGQLCRQYGDDVDEALSKISTVFVSHLHADHHTGLLMLLYQRERALRSLGKAFSPVYLVAPVQIMMWLGQYHDYCEEVLSHFNLIPNRSLCDDAELAKPKIKSFIRALLKKNGLEKFWTCTVHHCKNAFACSFTHKSGWKLAFSGDTMPCDDFVNIGKNATFLIHEATLEDELEEEAVEKRHSTTSQAIGIGMKMNADFIMLNHFSQRYAKIPLFSEDFNDRVGISFDHMRVCFGDFKVLPKLIPALKTLFAEELGEMEGRREKRELRNPRGSGGEAAGGASELGRGAKRDQEEAAVHSVDTKRLKTS, encoded by the exons ATGATAGCTCAGCCACTTTTAAAACCAGGGGGCGTATTTAGCATGAACGCGGTCCATGTGAGGCTCTTTACGTTGCTGGTTGTGAAAGGCAGAGCTGTCTCCACTCGTGCTGCGGCTGTCGCGTGCTGTGATTCTCGTTTCCACCGGACTGCTTTCCAGTTTTCCCGGACAATGGCGACCGCTGGAGATAATTTCCAGGACACGAGGCAGCCGCCGGGTCCGAAGAAAGCCAAGCAGAAGGAGCCGCTGCGCCACGTGAAGACCCGAGAGAGCCGCAGCAAGCGCGGGGACCTGCACGGACCGGCCACCGTGTACCTGCAGGTGGTCGGTGCGGGGAGCAGAGACAGTCCTGCGACGCTGTATGTCTTCTCTGACTTCAACAG GTACCTGTTCAACTGTGGCGAAGGAACTCAGAGACTCATGCAGGAACACAA GTTGAAAGCTGCTCGCCTGGACAACATCTTCCTGACCAGACTGAGCTGGAAGAACGTGGGAGGTTTATCAG GGATGATATTAACCTTAAGGGACACCGGCGTCCCTGAGTGTGTTCTCTCTGGACCTCCACAGCTG GAGAACTATCTCAGTGCCATCAAGTCCTTCTCTGGACCTCTGGAGGACATCAAGCTGT CGGTTCGACCGTACACTGAAGAGGCGTACAAAGACGACACCATGACGGTGTATCAGGTGCCAATATTTG CCAAGGGGAGGAGCGGTGGAGGAAAACTCTCACCCAGGTCGGGAAGGAGCAGCCCCACTCAGGGTTCCACAAAGAAAGGCGACTTTCACAACAACGGCGGAAGTGATGATGCAG GTGAAAGACGAGCAGAAGCTAGAGACGCATCTCTGGTGGTCTCCTTCGTGTGTAAG CTTCACCCCAAGAAGGGCAATTTTCTGGTGGCTCAAGCCAAGCAGCTCGGCCTGCCCGT AGGCACGGCAGCTATCGGCCCCCTCATCACCGCTCTGAAAGATGGGGAAAGCATCACGTTTGAAGGAAAAGAG ATCCGACCCGAGCAGGTTTGCACCCCCACTGACCCGGGACCAAGCTTTATCATCGTGGAGTGTCCGTCTGAGGAGTTTGTTGAAGCCGTTTGTGCCAATCGGCAGCTGAGACG ATACCAGACGGGGGGAACCGAGGACTCTGCTGTGCTGGTGGTCCACATGGCGCCGGAGTCTGTCCTGAACACGGATCAGTACAAAGAGTGGATGGAGAG GTTTCCGTCCACCACGGAGCACCTGATCCTGAACGAACAAGTGTGCACGGTGCACAACATCCGGAGTCACAAGATTCAGACTCAGCTCAACATGATTCACCCAGAGATCTTTCCAGAGCTGAGATCCTGCAAAACAAAG GAGCCTCAAGCTGCATTGCACGTCCCCAACGTCAGAGCCGAGTGTCTGCTCAAGTTCCAGCTCAGACCTGTGATTGAGTGGCAGAG AGACGCCATCCCATCCTGCAACTCCGAGGAGTTTGTGAAAGAAGCTTCTGAAGTCCCAAACTTCCTGGCAGAAGTGGAGAAGTGCAGGGAGATTATGTCGGCTGGCGCCGCAGAGCTTTCCG GTTCAGGAGACAAATACCCGCAGGTGGTTTTCTTGGGAACAGGATCAGCTCTTCCGATGAAGATCCGAAATGTCAGCGGTACTTTAGTCAACATCAG CCCGAGTCAGTCTCTGCTGTTGGACTGTGGCGAGGGAACCTTCGGCCAGCTCTGCAGACAATACGGAGACGACGTGGACGAGGCCCTGTCCAAGATCTCCACCGTCTTCGTCTCACACCTGCATGCCGACCATCACACG GGGCTGCTGATGCTGCTGTACCAGAGGGAACGGGCGCTC AGAAGTTTGGGGAAGGCGTTCAGCCCCGTTTACCTGGTTGCTCCGGTCCAGATCATGATGTGGCTCGGCCAGTATCATGACTACTGTGAAGAGGTCCTCAGTCATTTCAA CCTCATCCCTAACAGATCTCTGTGTGATGACGCAGAGTTGGCCAAACCGAAGATCAAGTCGTTCATCCGAGCGTTGCTGAAGAAGAACGGTCTTGAGaag ttCTGGACGTGCACGGTGCATCACTGCAAGAACGCCTTTGCCTGCAGCTTCACACACAAGTCGGGCTGGAAACTGGCCTTTTCCGGGGACACCATGCCCTGCGACGACTTCGTAAACATCG GAAAGAATGCGACCTTTCTAATCCATGAGGCCACGCTGGAAGacgagctggaggaggaggctgTGGAGAAGAGACACAG CACGACCTCGCAGGCCATCGGTATCGGCATGAAGATGAACGCCGACTTCATCATGTTGAACCACTTCAGCCAACGTTACGCCAAGATCCCGCTCTTCAGCGAAGACTTCAACGACAGAGTGGGAATCTCGTTCGACCACATGAGA GTTTGCTTCGGAGACTTTAAAGTCCTCCCCAAACTCATCCCCGCACTTAAGACCCTCTTCGCAGAGGAGCTGGGTGAGAtggaggggaggagggagaagaggGAGCTCAGGAATCCGAGAGGAAGCGGCGGCGAGGCAGCCGGTGGAGCGTCTGAGCTCGGGCGAGGTGCCAAGAGAGACCAGGAGGAGGCAGCGGTGCACAGTGTGGACACGAAGAGGCTGAAGACCAGCTGA